Sequence from the Larimichthys crocea isolate SSNF chromosome XXIII, L_crocea_2.0, whole genome shotgun sequence genome:
CTGGATACACTGAAGGATCATCAGGGTCCTGTGGATGAAAATATGTGTTACCCCAGGGTATTTTAACCAGGAAGTGCATTACTAGGTCATAAACAACATCTGTATCTATCTGTGTGGAGATGTCACAGGCAAACAACGCACCGTGTCATTGAGTTTAGAGAACTTGTTGGGCGACACTTACTGGTCGTTGTCTGTGCAAGTCCAGCGGAAACCTCTGGACTGGAGGATTTGGATCAGGTCAACAATGGATCCTTGATTACATGATTCTCTGTTGAGAGAAGAATGAAAAACTTAAAAGCTTATCATTTATAATGTTCGTTTCAGTCATTAATGAGAACAAACACTTGGGTTGCCAGGTTCTGAAACTCCCTCTGCCATGTGTTTATCCATAATTGTCATTATACATGCAttataaccctaaccctaacccacaaACTCTCCAAAGGAGTGAAGCCATAAATATCAATagtaataatatcaataatgcATAAAACCAGCCATTAGCCATTTGTGGTTTGCAAGTAATGAATCTGGATTTAAGGTTTTTCCAgaagttgtctttgttttatggTGGAGGAACGTTATTTTTCACAACCTGGCAAACCCTTTGGGTGACTTACTGGAAAGCTGTACTTTACTCTGTGAAATCAACATTTAACTGTAAGGTGAGCTGTTTTGATCCTCACATAAAAGGTCCTTCCAGATTAGTCACCACTTTTATGTTGACATAATCCACCCTGTGTGGGTTTAGGCCGTCCAGTTCAACACTTCCAAACATGCTGcgagataaaaaagaaaagattattCTAGACGTACTCATTAACCACCACTGCAAAAACATTTGCTCGTTATGTTCACCTTTTCCTATTGAAGGCGTTGGCGATCGAGCCGTTCAGTAACACAGTGACGTTGCCGCATGCCATTTCTGCAAACTAACAAACAGGTGAAGGAAATCACATGAGAGCAATGTTCCACTGCTGGTTTTTGGAACAATCGTGTTGTTAATAACACAGCTGCGTGTACCGTGAAACCAAACTCACGTTTTGTGAAGCTTGCCTCCACAAGGAATACACTGGATGATTTCTACATGCCGACCACTCCGGACAAGAACTGAAATCAAAACCTGTGTGTCAAATTCACAGCTGTCAGTTGGGCAGAGTATCGTCAGCTTgataataattcaaaatgacGTGAcatgaatgagaaaaacaaattccGGTTATGTGTTGACATGTAAACATGCACTTGGCATTAAATCCTATTCATTTGAATGCTACGAAATTTCTTTATCAtaaacatatttgtttattgtttggcATTGAAACACACgttgatatatatttaactcAAGTTGGTATTGTCCTGAATTTTTtattctagcatgccacatatggaGTTACATATCACCATTTTGATGATTGCTATGGTAACTGGGGTCAGAGGATAGAGCTGTCTCCCTCGACACAACAGATAAGTACATAACgtagaagcctctacagagtcagataacaatgtcgCACCACTGAGGGACATAGAGTAGTTGTCTCTCTGTCCTTAGGGCATATTGACGAGTCAGACAAGACAGTTTCTTCCATTTTGCAGTGGCATTGTGTCATGACAAGCATATCCATAAATTCTGCAAGgctcaataaacctttcagcataaaaCATCCACAACAGATATGATGAAAACTGCTGTGTGTTGACATGGAGCAACAATAGCAATCATttagagtcatgtttctggtcatttgacaatataatataataatattcactctcttttagctctgtttttggtctccaccaactcctaaGGAAAATAACTCAACCTTTAGCTGTTGAATACTCCTCTTTGTTCACCAGCCTGTTGCTAACTACGTCCGTCTGCTGTTGTGATGAGTTGTGACACCAAAACAATCAGCTCAAAGATGCTAAAAAGCTCTCTGAAACTTTTTTATGGACTTGCACTCTACAGTTTGTCTTCGTGGAGTATGTTAAATAATGAAAGAGGACTGCAGATTTTCATGAtcaactgtaaaacactgactgtagGAGCTGCAAATACGTATTCTATATGGTTTGTACTGATGTTGATAGATCAGTGATGTCTCAATTGAGACTCGAATGAACTCTTTATATTTCATtacattagttttgtttttttagacgTGATTGATGTCACAAAACTATGTTTTAGTTTGAGCATGAGTTCTTTGAATTGTCTCCGTCTTGTTAAAACTAAGATCTACCAGAGTCTCCCTCTTGTCCACACCAGATGAGGTCGTTGAACATGTAGCCGACAAGTGTGTCCTCCAGTGTCCAGAAGTGACGTACAGCAGCTGCGTAGCTGTGCATCAGTGTCCTGGTTTTGCTCCAGAAAAGGaactaaacagaaaaaagtgtAACTCAAATGTTTCCTCTATGAGGTATTAGTGAAAATTTATGACCTTATATCTAATTTTGGAGCTGTGCCTCACCGTATTACAGGGCCAGGTTTGTGGCATGGCATAAAACATCTGATGATAATCCTCCACAGTCACATTACAAGAGGACTGACAGACAACCGCTTCCTCAAACTGTCTCCAGATGTTCTCACAGTCATACCTACACGTAAAGATCAAACATATCACACATTTTCAAGCCATTATGGAAATAAATTGTACGTTAAATCTTGATATTCAACTCCCAAGTCATATCCCGAGAACTAAAGTTTGGGTTTCAAGACCTGGACAAACTATTAACGTTCTTTGTTGGTAGTGATAAATTGGACTGTAATGAAATGAGGTTTAAGCTTTGTTATTTAAAGAAACCTAAGCAAATATCTCTGGTGTATGACTCAAGGAGTGTCAATAAAAGTTCAACGTTCCCATGAGATGAAACATCGTTTCAGAAAAAGCTTATCAGTAGACGCCGCTTTGTCTCAGTTCCCTTCTTTATTCCTACTGAGGCgtagaaaagaataaaacataatcaACACCGCATCAAAACAAGTGTTACGACACTGGCTTGATAAATTTGCTCAAGCCAGTGCAAAACAAAATCCCTCTGCTTCTATTTCAGAAGGAAATCAAGTCGTAGGTCACATTTTAAGGCTCAAGTTTGTGAGTCTGAATAGAACTTGTAGAACGGCACGTTACCTCAAGTTGGGGTTAACCAGCGTGATGTAATTATAACACCTTCCAACCACGATGTGTTTAATGTTCGGGGTGGTTCCGAGCTGAGCCCTCAGTTGTGCTGGGCAGAGCAGGAGCATAATAAACCCTTTGATATGGACACAAAGATGGAAGAAAGAAGACATTATGTATCACACTTGGGAGGGGCACATCTGACGATAAGAGCTGTGGGAATGTCAGGAGGATTTACTTACACGCTGTCACGCTCATCATTACAAAGGGCGCAGATGTTTTTGGGGAGCTCGTGATAGTGAGACCCTGGACTGCTTCATTGCCCCATAGAA
This genomic interval carries:
- the LOC104933795 gene encoding ADP-ribosyl cyclase/cyclic ADP-ribose hydrolase 1, which translates into the protein MPSFLWGNEAVQGLTITSSPKTSAPFVMMSVTAWFIMLLLCPAQLRAQLGTTPNIKHIVVGRCYNYITLVNPNLRYDCENIWRQFEEAVVCQSSCNVTVEDYHQMFYAMPQTWPCNTFLFWSKTRTLMHSYAAAVRHFWTLEDTLVGYMFNDLIWCGQEGDSGFDFSSCPEWSACRNHPVYSLWRQASQNFAEMACGNVTVLLNGSIANAFNRKSMFGSVELDGLNPHRVDYVNIKVVTNLEGPFIESCNQGSIVDLIQILQSRGFRWTCTDNDQTLMILQCIQNPEQSACQTCASSLLHRRSLTYN